The window CCGGTTGCTTCGCTTCGTGATGCTGCCCATCACAAAAAGCCCACCAATAAAGAAAAACGCCGGCATATGGAAGCTGTAGATAAAGGCGTCAGAGAAGAAAGCTTTCTGACTGTTCCACCATCCTCGATGCATCATTCCCTGCGCAGTATGGCCAAACGCTACCAGAATAATCGCGATGCCCTTAACGATATCGACGATTTGTGATCTTGCCCCACTTGTAATCGGCTCCAGAGTGTCTGGTCCTTGTCCTAGTTTGATCATTCACTCCGCCAACCCGTCTGGACTGATTTTGAACATTCTATTGCAGGTATTTCAGATCCAGCAAAGCAGGGATCGTCTCTTTCTCAAAGACAGCCCTACTCTTCTGACTGCTGCTTCGCCGCGATCTGCTCCAACTGCCGTCGCCAATCCAGATCCTCCACAAATCCGCGACTCGACCGCCACTCCTCCTGCACTTTTACAAATAACTCTAAAAATACTCGCGTCCCTAGCAGTCCCTCGATATCTTTTCGCGCCGCCGTTCCGATTCGCTTCAACATCTCACCCTGCTTGCCAATCAGAATGGCCTTCTGTCCTGTACGTTCACAGAAAATGGCAGCAGATATCTTCGTTACGGGCAGCTTGCCGTCCTTCATCTTTTTCGACGAGGCAGGTTCCTCGTATTTTTCGATCACGACCGCTGTCGCGTAAGGGACTTCCTCACCGGTCAGCATTAAGATCTTCTCTCGAATCAATTCAGCCACCAGAAACCGTTCTGGCTGGTCGGTCAGTTGGTGCTTCGGAAAATATCTCTGCCCTTCCTTTAACTGTCCCACAACCTTTTCCAGCAGTAACTCCAGCCCCTCCTTCTTTCGAGCAGAAATTGGAATCACATCCGCGAATGAATGGAGAGCGGACCAATGCGCGATCAACGGCAGCAGGTCCTTTTTCGGGATAGCGTCCATCTTGTTCAGAACTAAAATCACCGGGCACTCGAGTTTTTTGATCAGCGAAAGTGCGAAGTCATCCTCCGCCGCAGACATTCCCATCCGCCCCGTCGCCTTGGTTTTTTGCGCCTCGGTAGCTTTCGGAAGACGATGCGTCACATCGACAAGAAACAGCACAGCGTCACGCGATTCCAACGCATCATGGACCTCCTGCATCATGCGTCGATCGAGCTGCGTATCCGGCTTGTGAATCCCCGGCGTGTCTACCAACACTACTTGTGCTGCGGGGTGTCCCATCTCACCCTTGGCCTTCTTTTTTAGTGGAACCTCAAGTACTCCATGGATGCGTGTCCGTGTCGTCTGTGGCTTATGTGTGACGATCGCGAGTTTTTGGCCCAGCAGGGCATTCAACAAGGTGGACTTGCCCGCATTCGGGCGACCGATGATTGAGACGAAACCAGAGCGAAAGGACATTCCCTTTATTATGCGCTGTCAGACTCATTGCAGCGCGGCCTCGGCTAAACTGGCTCGTATGAATCTCATTCAATTGCAGATCATGATGCGATCCATTCGAGGTCTGGCCCTGTTACCCATCGTTTCCGCCCCTTTCGTTGCTGCTCAAGCCCTTGCACCCTTTCGCTCGGTGGAGATTCATCCGGACCGCACCATAACCTTCAATTACAGAGACGCCGCTGCTGCCAAGGTCGAACTTTTCGTGGACGGCCTTTCAAAGCCGATGCCTATGGAGAAGAACTCTACCGGTATCTGGACGGCGACCACTCCGCCTCTGGCGCCCGAAGTCTACGGCTATCACTTCGAAGCAAACGGAGACTTCCGGCTCGATCCAGCAAATCCCAGCACCACAATCAATCTCGTCGATATAGCGAATCTATTCACTGTGCCAGGCGACACCCCGCAACCATGGGAGGAGACCAACGTCCCCCATGGCACCCTGCACCAGCACATCTATACAACAAGCACTGTTCTTGGTCTCCCTCAGAACCAAAGCAGTTACTACGTCTACACGCCGCCTGCTTACGATGCGAAGGCAAAGAAGGCTTATCCAGTTCTCTATCTGCTTCACGGCTGGAGCGATTCCGACTCTGGATGGACGGCTGTTGGCCGAGCCAACCTCATCTTCGACAATCTGCTCGCCGAAGGGAAAATGAAGCCTATGGTCGTTGTAATGCCTCTCGGTTATGGAGACATGTCCTTCATCCACAACTTCAATGTATGGGAAGACCCGTCTACCATTGACCACAACACTGATCTCTTCGCCCAGGCCTTACTCACCGAAATCCTTCCCCGAATCGAGTCTGAGTATCATGTCTCCAAAGATCGTAGTGATCGCGCCATTGCTGGTCTTTCCATGGGGGGACTCGAAAGCCTGGAGATAGGTCTCACTCACAGCGGCATGTTTGCTTGGATCGGTGGCTTCAGTTCTGCTATCCACAACCTCGACTACACCCGCAAGCTGGCGTCACTCGATCCACAAGCTGCAGACCTGCGTCTTCTCTGGATCGCCTGCGGTACGGAAGACTCGCTCATTGAGCCGAATCGCAGGTTTATCTCCTATCTCAAAACCAAAGATATGCACGTAACGCAGACCGAGACCCTCGGTCTTCATGACTGGATGGTGTGGCGCGACAATCTAATTCACTTCGCCCCACTACTCTTCCAGAAAAAGTAATCGTCGATCATTTCAATGAGACTGCTCGATTGGAACCATCAAACTTTTAATTTGGGTGATGTCCACGTATAACTTGGCTGAGGGTGCGTCCCAATCGCTCCAGATTTGCCTCTTGATTTTGCGCCAAATGCGGAATCTGCTGCAAAAGTTGGTTCTGGGTAGCACAAAGAAGAAAATAAAGTTGGCCCCCGCATCCATCCCGCCACCTCCGCCCGCGTGGCAATTCGCGGATAATCATTGTTAGAGAATGGAATCTTTCTTCACACGTTTCAAAAACGTCCTGGTGCTCGTTGCGATCCTGCTCGCGCAAACCATCGGGCTCGCCGTTCAGGTACGCCGCCCTGTCGAAACAGGCGCCCCCGATGGCAGTAAGGTTACCCTTCTCCGCTATTGGGCTGTCTCAATCGTCAGTCCCTTCGAGCGCTTCTTCCATGGCATCGGCTACAACGTCCGACACGGGTGGTCGAACTACGTTGATTTGCGTCACACTCGCCAGCAAAACCGCGACCTCCAAGACGAGATTGCACGTCTTCGCCTTGAACAGGCTGCATTCGCCGAGGACGCCATGCAGGGGCATCGCCTGCAGGCCCTATTGGACTTCCAGCAGCACTATGTTGCTACCACCGTCGCTGCCCAAGTCATCGGCACCAGTGGCAACGATCTGTCCCGAGTCATCTACATTGACAAAGGCTCGAAGGACGGCCTCAAAGTTGATCAGGCGGTCATTACACCTGACGGCATCGTCGGGAAGCTCCGCGACGTCTTTCCCCATACCTCGCAGGTCCTGCTTATCAACGACCAGACCTCCGGCGCCGGTGTACTCTTGGCTACCACGCGCATCCGAGCCATTCTCCGCGGCAGTACCACCGGCCAAATACTGATCAACAACCTAACCCCCGACGATCGCATCAAGCCCGGCGAACAGGTGCTCAGCTCAGGCGGCGACCAGGTCTATCCGCGAGGCCTTCCGGTCGGCACTATTGAATCCATCAAGATCGACCCTGATCACCAGCCCTATACCCTCATCCAACTCCGTCCAGCCGCCAATCTCAATCAACTCGAAGAGGTCCTCGTTATCACCGGCAGTCAAACCGAACTCCCTGTCCAGGCTCAGAAAGATCTAGCCACAGGGGCAGCTACAGCTGAGGCTCAGGCTGCAGCGAAGCAACTTGCCGACCAGCAGGCCGCTGAAGCTGCCGCCAGGTCTGCTGCTCAAATTGTGGCGGATCGCCTGCCCAGCATCCACGATTCCGATAATCCCGACGCCTCCGCACAAACGAAACCGGGCACGACTGGCGCACAGACTACACCCCCTACCACGGTCGTGCCCAAGCCGCTCCCAACCATTCGTCCAGACCGCTACACTCCCGGGACTACACCATCCGCTGCCGATCTCAAACCTGGCGCGGGCGAAAACACCCCAATCAGCACAGTCCCAGCGCCGTCGCCCCAACCCTCAACGGCACCATCTTCACCTGCCGCTCCAAAGACTCGTAAACCACAACCTTCGCCCGAATCGACGAAACCCCCGGACCCTCAACCGTAGTAATAACTGAAATCCACAACAAGCCGAAAAATCTACAAAAGCCAGCATAATCCTTCGATACTCATTCTTATGGCCACCCGCAGCTACACATCCCGTCGAGAGCTAGAGCAGCACAGCTTCCCCCCAGCCGTGGCAGTGCTGGTGCCGCTCAGCGCGATCTTGCTGCAGGCTCTCCTCCCGAGACCCTTTCCTCGCCTCGCTATCCTCGATCTTCCCCTCATCGTCACTGTTTTCTTCGCGGTTTCTCGCCGCAATCCCGTCGCTGGAACCCTCACTGGAGCCGCAATCGGCCTGCTTCAGGATGCCCTGACTGCTCAGCCCATCGGCGTCAATGGTATGGCGAAGTCTGTAATCGGCTACATCGCTGCCAGCATCGGCATCCAGGTAGACGTCGAAAACCTAACCACCCGCGTTCTCATCAACTTTGGCTTCTTTCTCATCAACAGCTTCCTGCTCTTCCTTATCAACCGTCGTCTCCTTGGCCTCACCAACTTCCACATCCACTGGGGCCACGAATTTATCCGCGCCGCGATCAACACCGTCGTCGCTCTCCCGATATTCTTCCTGCTCGATAACACTAAGCGCCGCGAGTAAAACCTCAATTCATCCGTCTATATTGATAGTTATCAGACCCAACAGTGGTAGACCCAAATCGTCAACACCAGCCGTAAACTGAAATCAGCATGGAATTAGCCCACCATATCGACCCGAATGACCTCGGCCCTAACGGCAAGGCTGAAAAAGTGTCTGCGGGCAAACTTCATGCGGCCCAGTACCTCGTTGCGCTTATTCTTATCGTTCTCGTGACCGGTCTTTGGCGCCTGCAGGTCCTTGGTGCCGAGAACTTCCGTGCTCTCGCCGAGGCAAATCGTATCCGGAAGGTTCCCATCCTCGCTCCTCGCGGCCGCCTGTTCGACCGCGAAGGCCGCCTCCTCGTCGATAACTACCCTTCCGTCTCCTGTTATCTCCTCCGCGAGCAGGTCAAAGATCTCGACGCGGATCTTCCGCTGATCTCGCAAGGTCTTCACATCCCTGTCGAACAGATCCAATCCACCCTTCGCCGTTACGAGATTGCTCCCAAATACCAACCCATTCCTCTCAAGCAGGACATCTCCCCTGACGAACAGGCTTTTATCGCGGCTCACCGCGACGAGCTCCCCGAACTCGAAACACTCGACGAGCAGCGACGACTCTATCCGCGTGATGGATTCGCCGCACATCTCATCGGCTACGTCGGCGAAGTTTCGGAACAGATGCTCGACGACCCACGGTATGCGTTTTACTCTCCGGGCGACGTGGTCGGCCGCTCCGGTGTCGAGCAGACCTACGATGCGCTGCTCCGCGGCGTAGACGGAAGTCGCGACGTCATCGTCAACAGCCATGGCAAAGAGCTTGGTCACCTTGGCCAGGAGCTGGCAACACCCGGCAAAGACCTCAAGCTTACCATCGACCTCGACATCCAGATGGCTGCCGAAAAGGCCCTGGACGGCAAGATCGGCGCTATCATCGCCATGGATCCACATACCGGTGAGATTCTGGCTATGGTCTCCCGCCCTACCTTCGATCCGAACCAATTTTCCGTTCGCCTCACGAAGAATTACTGGAACGAAATCCTCACCAACCCCGACCATCCTCTTCTGAACAAGTCCATTCAGGCCCAACTCGCGCCAGGCAGTACATTCAAAATCATTATGTCGGTCGCAGGCCTCCAAGAGAACGTCGCACAGAACATGCACGTCGTCTGTAATGGAGGAGCCGAGTTTTACGGCCACTTCTACGCTTGCGACCTCCATCACGGCAACGTCGACATCCACAATGCCATCCCGTACTCCTGCGACACCTTCTACTACACCTTGGCTAACCGGCTCGGCATCGACACCATCGCGAAGTATGCGACGTCTCTCGGCTTCGGCCAGAAGACCGGGGTAGATCTTCCCGACGAGGTCACGGGCACGATGCCCTCGACTGCCTGGAAGCTCAAGACCCAACATGACAAGTGGTTCGCCGGCGAGACCATCTCGGTCGGAATCGGCCAAGGAGCTGTCGCTGCTACGCCGATCCAACTCGCCCGGGCTCTCAGCGGTGTTGCCTCCGGTGGAGTTCTTCGCCGTCCGCATGTGGTTTTCGCGGACGAGGTCCCCGCCGAGATGCTCCAGGCGATTCATGAGTCCTTCCCTGGCTCGGGAGACGCAACTATCCCACTCACCGCGGACAACTGGCAGACCATCACAGATGGCATGGCCGCAGTTACTACCACCGGTACGGCCGCTCCCGCTCACCTCGAAGGTATCGACTTTGCTGGCAAGACCGGAACCGCGCAGGTGATGAGTCACGAAGCCTTGGCTCGCACAAGCGGCGGCCATAACACCGTTCCCAATGCCTGGTTTGTCGGTATGGCGCCCCGTCGAAATCCCGATATCGTTGTTGCCGTCCTCTGGGAGCATGGAAACTGGGGAAACAACTCCGCGAAGCTCGCGTCCCAGATCATCGACGCCTACGTCAACAAACAGCGCAAGCGTGATAACAATATCCGAATCGCCACCACCCCCGAGCCTGTCAAACCCGAGGCATCTCCATCTACCCCCTCTGCACCTAAGACCTCGACCCCAAGTGCCGAATAGGAAGCAACTTGAAAAGCATCAGGTGTAGCGAGCCGAGGTGCTGTTAAAGCGGTCCTTTTCGTAGAGTTAAGCAAGTGCCGCTGGTAACCATGCAGATCCCTCGTCTTCGGACGATATTCGCGCGCAACAATCCATCGCGCGAGTGGTTACACTACAACCAGCCAACATGCCCCGCCTCTCCTCCTATCGCGACTTCGACTGGGTTCTCCTGGGTTTCGTCCTCCTTCTCTCGGTCATCTCCGTTCTTGAGATCAAGTCAGCAACCCTCCACACCAAGTTCCACGGCTTCGACCACAAGCAGATCCAATTCCTCGCCGTCGGCCTAATGTTGATGTTCCTCATCTCCTTGATCGACTATCACCGACTCATTGACATCATCCATTGGGCATATGGCATCAGCATCCTATCGCTCATCGCCGTCCTTATCGTCGGCACCAAAGTGCTCGGCGGTCGTCGCTGGATCAAGTTTCCGGGCGGCATCCACTTTCAACCCTCCGAGTGGGTCAAGTTGGTTCTCATCCTCGCCGTGGCCCGCTACTTCTGGGGACTCGCAGGCAAAGAACTGACCTGGGCCGACATCGGTAAAGCGGCTGCAATGGTCTGCGTCCCCATGCTGCTGGTGCTCAAGCAGCCTGACCTCGGCACCGCCCTGACCTATCTGCCCATCCTGATCTGTGGGCTGTTCCTGGGCGGCATCCGCTTCAAACAGGTCGGCCTCATCGTGCTGGCAATCGCCCTCGTCGGCGGCATCGCCGTGAAAAGCGGGAAACATCTCAAGCCTTACCAGCAGGCGCGCATCAACGCCTTCATTAATCCCGACTCCGATCCTCGAGGTTCCGGATATCAGATCCGTCAGTCTCTTATCGCAGTCGGCTCCGGCGGTATCTGGGGCAAGGGCGCGAACAAAGGCACGCAGACACAGGGCGATTTCCTCCCCATCCCCTATACCGACTTCATCTTTGCCGCATTCTGCGAAGAACACGGCTTTGTCGGTGCCATTGGCGTCCTGCTCCTATACTTCCTCATTCTCATGCGGTTAATTCAGAATGCGCAAACCGCTTCCGATCTTCCTGGCAGCTTCATCATCATGGGGGTGGTCGCAGTAATTGTCTTTCAGATTGCTGTTAATGTTGGCATGGTAGTCGGTCTCATGCCGGTTACCGGAATTCCTCTGCCCCTTCTTAGCTATGGAGGCTCCTCTGTCCTATTTACCTTCCTCTCATTGGGCATCGTCATGAATATCCGCATGCGCCGGTTCGTCAACTAAGCTACTGATACAGCTCCCGACAACGGAAAGTAGCCCGTTCAAAACGGGACCTGATTGTTAACGTTGTGCGAAGGCTTAAATTCCCGCTGCTATGCATTTAGTGCAATACTGTTAACAATACCTGTTCGGCTGTAGATGCCGCTCAGTGTACCCCGCTACTCCGGCGCACGGTCGCCAGTCAGCGGCAACAAAAGACTTTTTGAAGAAAAGGCCGGCCAGCCAGAGACATCGATCCGTTGGCCGGACAGGTTTTAGGGAAATGATTGCATCCGGATGGCGAACGGCCCCGCCTCAAGTCTCTGATTTTGAGGTTGTTTCGGTCACAAACTCCGCATGTCTGCAATTGCTTGAAGCATCCCCCGTGTCCCCGATCTACCCGGTATCGCCCAATCCGCCCTCCAGGGGAGTGCGCTCAAGGCAGAGCTGTATTCACACCTCGCACCGGTTATCGAGTTTCGTTCACGCGCTTCCGCAGCCCGTACCCTGTCCGTTCCACGGTGAGCCGCACTTGGCCTGAAGCCAGGTAAGCTCCCGTTTGTTCTCTGTCGCGTCTGCCGCTCGAACCTTAACCAGGTCGGGCAGAAAGAGCACAGCGAATGTCGAAAGAAATTTACATCTCCAGTACCCCGCACGAGACTCGTCTCGCCATCGTCGAAAATGACGCCCTAACCGAAATCTATTACGAACGCGAGAACGAATATACCCTCGCTGGCTCCATCTATAACGGCAAGGTAACCCGCGTTCTACCCGGTATGCAGTCCTCGTTTGTGGACATCGGCCTCGAACGCGACGCCTTTCTCTACATCACCGATTTCATGGAAGAAGCTGGCGACTCCGCCGACTTCGACACCAGCGGCGATTCGAGTCGCCGCTCCGAAGGCCGCCGCAACGACCGTAGCGGCACTGCCCCAATCCTCGAAGGCGCCATCGCCAGCCCTCCAGACCGCCTCGACCAGACCACCGACTCCGGAAATCGCTCTTCCGAGCGCGCAGACCGTGGTGACCGCAACGGGCGTGGAGACCGCGGGCGTGGTGGCCGAGGCCGTCGTGATCGCAATGGCAATCGGGATCGTCAACCTGTTTCCAACACCTCTGCGCCGACGGACACTCCCGACGCTATCCGCGCCGATTTCAACCGCCCGGACTATGGCAACTCGGCTGACTTTACCGCCGAAAGTGCCGCATCGGACCAGAACGACGGAGCTGAACTTGGCGAAGGGGCTCCGGGAGCCGATGGCAGCCGCCGCTGGCGTGGCCGCCGTGGCCGCAGACGTGGCCGTGGACCTGGCCAGCGCGACGAGTCCCCGCAGACAACCGGCTCGGCGGTCACACAGTCACCAGTTGAAGTCTCTTACAACGACGATTCCTTCGATATCGACGGTGCAGCGACACCATCCGGCATTACGAACCCGATCTCTCCCGTAGCCTCCGCCTCGACCGAGGACAACGGCGTATCTCAGGAGAATTCCAGCAGTCGCGGAGAGCGCAGAGGCGGTGATCGAGGCGATCGAAACAATCGGGGCGACCGTGCTCGCAACGATCGTGGCAATCGAGGCGATCGTGGTGGCCGCGACCAGCGCGAACCCCGCATTCCTCGTGGCTTCGCACCCAAAGCATCTCTCTATGGTGTGGATGACGCCCCCGCCTACAACCAGGCTTCCGAACTCAATGCCATCTCTCCCGAGCCTATTGTCCTTCCCGGAGAGTCACTCTCCAAATATCGCAAGGGTGGCGAAGAGCCAGCTGCAGCATCCAAACCTGCCGAACTCAATGTCATCATCCCATCCGCGCCGTCGTTTAGTATCCCCGACGGTTGGGATGGCGGAGCAACTCTGCCAGGTGAGAGTCTGTCACGCCATCGGCGGTCTGAGAATCGTCAGGAACAGCGCGCCGAGCATCGTGAAAGCGATCGCGCAGACTATCGCAACCACTCCACGCAAGATCAACCGGCTGTCCAAGTAGGCCGCGAACCAGACAGGCCGAGCGGTGCGGACATCGCCGCGGGGCAGCCTGAGGGGATCTCCGGAACGCACTCCGATCTCATCGTGGCCGATCAGCTCCATCACGACACCGCAGCACCGGTTACTCCCGTTGAGTACGAGCCAACCGATGCCTCCGCTTCTTATCGCATCGATCCAGCAGCCCCTAGCGAATTTCGCCAGAGTGCTCCGGTACTCGATGCCCCCAAAGATGCATCCGACGAGACGCAGTTCGAGCCCAACCTCCACGATCACAGCCCCGTCCACAGCATCACGCCAAGCCCCGAAGAGCCTGTAGCGCCGCTTCAGGTCGAACCCATGCACGAGCCCGTCGTAACTGCCTACGAGAAGTTCGACTGGCAGACGGATACAGCGCCGGCAACTGTTGCGGAGGCTGTCCCGGTTTCCCATGAGCTGACCACTCTCCATGCCACAGGCGAGATGCACTCTGAAGCCCCCGTTGCCACCTTTATTCCTGAGCATGCGAGCGAGCCTGCCTCGCCCATCGGGCATGAGACCGCTATCGCCAACCCAGCGGACAATCAGATTGCCGACGTTAGCTCCGGCACGCTCCAGCACTTCGCCCCGGGCATCGGCTCTCTCGAAGAGGAAGCCCTTGACGAGGAGGACTTCGACACGACCCTCCACGCCAGTTCCATTGAGGAGATGGACGACTTCGATGAGGAGGAGACTTTGGAAGGCGCCGCAGATCTAGGCACCATGATCCGCGAGATGTCCATCGACCAGATCACCCGCTCCGGCGGTGTCGATGAGGAGGAAGACGACCTCGAAGAAGAGGATGCAATCCACGATCCACTCGGCGATGATCTCGATGACTCCGACGAAGAAGACGAAGATCTCGATGAGTCCGACACGGAAGAAGACGTCATCCATGAAGAGTTCACCGAAGGAGACGAGGTTACAGCTTCCAACGGCTTCGATCAGGTGCAAACGGGCACGGCTACTCCTTCCGCCGATCGTGAAAACCGTGGTCGCAATCGCCGCGACGGTCGTCGTGATGGTCGTCGCGGAGACCGTTTTGGCCGCAGTGATCGTGGAGCGAGCAGCGACCGTCCTCGCAATACCGGTGGCGCGGGCGACCGCGAGCGGTCCGGTGGCGGAGGTCGCGACCGGCGTGGTGGCCGCAGCTCCATGCAATCCACCAGCCTCCCAGCCATCAGCGAACTGCTCAAGCCGGGCCAGGAGATCCTCGTCCAGATCGCGAAGGAACCCATCGCGAAAAAGGGCGCGCGCATCACATCGCACATCGCACTTCCAGGCCGCTTCCTGGTCTTCATGCCGACGGTCAATCACACCGGCGTCTCTCGCAAGATCGAGTCCGACGGCGAACGTCGCAGGCTGAAGGAGATACTCCTCAGCGAAAAAGGAGAGGCTACGGGTGGCTTCATCGTCCGCACTGCGGCTTCGGGAGCGAGCGAAGAAGAGCTTCGTTCTGATCTGCGCTTCCTCCTCAATCTCTGGGCCGATATCAAGCAGCGCTCTGAATCCTCAAAGTCGCCGGCTCTCATCTACCACGACCTCAACCTCGTCGAGCGTATCCTCCGCGACCAGGTCACCGACAACTTCTCCGCCATCTGGGTCGATACCGAGACCGACTACGAGCGCATTCTCCGGTTCCTCCAGCGCTTTCAGCCGTCGCTCATCCGCCGCGTCAAG is drawn from Edaphobacter lichenicola and contains these coding sequences:
- the era gene encoding GTPase Era, with translation MSFRSGFVSIIGRPNAGKSTLLNALLGQKLAIVTHKPQTTRTRIHGVLEVPLKKKAKGEMGHPAAQVVLVDTPGIHKPDTQLDRRMMQEVHDALESRDAVLFLVDVTHRLPKATEAQKTKATGRMGMSAAEDDFALSLIKKLECPVILVLNKMDAIPKKDLLPLIAHWSALHSFADVIPISARKKEGLELLLEKVVGQLKEGQRYFPKHQLTDQPERFLVAELIREKILMLTGEEVPYATAVVIEKYEEPASSKKMKDGKLPVTKISAAIFCERTGQKAILIGKQGEMLKRIGTAARKDIEGLLGTRVFLELFVKVQEEWRSSRGFVEDLDWRRQLEQIAAKQQSEE
- a CDS encoding alpha/beta hydrolase-fold protein: MMRSIRGLALLPIVSAPFVAAQALAPFRSVEIHPDRTITFNYRDAAAAKVELFVDGLSKPMPMEKNSTGIWTATTPPLAPEVYGYHFEANGDFRLDPANPSTTINLVDIANLFTVPGDTPQPWEETNVPHGTLHQHIYTTSTVLGLPQNQSSYYVYTPPAYDAKAKKAYPVLYLLHGWSDSDSGWTAVGRANLIFDNLLAEGKMKPMVVVMPLGYGDMSFIHNFNVWEDPSTIDHNTDLFAQALLTEILPRIESEYHVSKDRSDRAIAGLSMGGLESLEIGLTHSGMFAWIGGFSSAIHNLDYTRKLASLDPQAADLRLLWIACGTEDSLIEPNRRFISYLKTKDMHVTQTETLGLHDWMVWRDNLIHFAPLLFQKK
- the mreC gene encoding rod shape-determining protein MreC translates to MESFFTRFKNVLVLVAILLAQTIGLAVQVRRPVETGAPDGSKVTLLRYWAVSIVSPFERFFHGIGYNVRHGWSNYVDLRHTRQQNRDLQDEIARLRLEQAAFAEDAMQGHRLQALLDFQQHYVATTVAAQVIGTSGNDLSRVIYIDKGSKDGLKVDQAVITPDGIVGKLRDVFPHTSQVLLINDQTSGAGVLLATTRIRAILRGSTTGQILINNLTPDDRIKPGEQVLSSGGDQVYPRGLPVGTIESIKIDPDHQPYTLIQLRPAANLNQLEEVLVITGSQTELPVQAQKDLATGAATAEAQAAAKQLADQQAAEAAARSAAQIVADRLPSIHDSDNPDASAQTKPGTTGAQTTPPTTVVPKPLPTIRPDRYTPGTTPSAADLKPGAGENTPISTVPAPSPQPSTAPSSPAAPKTRKPQPSPESTKPPDPQP
- the mreD gene encoding rod shape-determining protein MreD, translating into MATRSYTSRRELEQHSFPPAVAVLVPLSAILLQALLPRPFPRLAILDLPLIVTVFFAVSRRNPVAGTLTGAAIGLLQDALTAQPIGVNGMAKSVIGYIAASIGIQVDVENLTTRVLINFGFFLINSFLLFLINRRLLGLTNFHIHWGHEFIRAAINTVVALPIFFLLDNTKRRE
- the mrdA gene encoding penicillin-binding protein 2, translating into MELAHHIDPNDLGPNGKAEKVSAGKLHAAQYLVALILIVLVTGLWRLQVLGAENFRALAEANRIRKVPILAPRGRLFDREGRLLVDNYPSVSCYLLREQVKDLDADLPLISQGLHIPVEQIQSTLRRYEIAPKYQPIPLKQDISPDEQAFIAAHRDELPELETLDEQRRLYPRDGFAAHLIGYVGEVSEQMLDDPRYAFYSPGDVVGRSGVEQTYDALLRGVDGSRDVIVNSHGKELGHLGQELATPGKDLKLTIDLDIQMAAEKALDGKIGAIIAMDPHTGEILAMVSRPTFDPNQFSVRLTKNYWNEILTNPDHPLLNKSIQAQLAPGSTFKIIMSVAGLQENVAQNMHVVCNGGAEFYGHFYACDLHHGNVDIHNAIPYSCDTFYYTLANRLGIDTIAKYATSLGFGQKTGVDLPDEVTGTMPSTAWKLKTQHDKWFAGETISVGIGQGAVAATPIQLARALSGVASGGVLRRPHVVFADEVPAEMLQAIHESFPGSGDATIPLTADNWQTITDGMAAVTTTGTAAPAHLEGIDFAGKTGTAQVMSHEALARTSGGHNTVPNAWFVGMAPRRNPDIVVAVLWEHGNWGNNSAKLASQIIDAYVNKQRKRDNNIRIATTPEPVKPEASPSTPSAPKTSTPSAE
- the rodA gene encoding rod shape-determining protein RodA, whose protein sequence is MPRLSSYRDFDWVLLGFVLLLSVISVLEIKSATLHTKFHGFDHKQIQFLAVGLMLMFLISLIDYHRLIDIIHWAYGISILSLIAVLIVGTKVLGGRRWIKFPGGIHFQPSEWVKLVLILAVARYFWGLAGKELTWADIGKAAAMVCVPMLLVLKQPDLGTALTYLPILICGLFLGGIRFKQVGLIVLAIALVGGIAVKSGKHLKPYQQARINAFINPDSDPRGSGYQIRQSLIAVGSGGIWGKGANKGTQTQGDFLPIPYTDFIFAAFCEEHGFVGAIGVLLLYFLILMRLIQNAQTASDLPGSFIIMGVVAVIVFQIAVNVGMVVGLMPVTGIPLPLLSYGGSSVLFTFLSLGIVMNIRMRRFVN
- a CDS encoding Rne/Rng family ribonuclease, whose translation is MSKEIYISSTPHETRLAIVENDALTEIYYERENEYTLAGSIYNGKVTRVLPGMQSSFVDIGLERDAFLYITDFMEEAGDSADFDTSGDSSRRSEGRRNDRSGTAPILEGAIASPPDRLDQTTDSGNRSSERADRGDRNGRGDRGRGGRGRRDRNGNRDRQPVSNTSAPTDTPDAIRADFNRPDYGNSADFTAESAASDQNDGAELGEGAPGADGSRRWRGRRGRRRGRGPGQRDESPQTTGSAVTQSPVEVSYNDDSFDIDGAATPSGITNPISPVASASTEDNGVSQENSSSRGERRGGDRGDRNNRGDRARNDRGNRGDRGGRDQREPRIPRGFAPKASLYGVDDAPAYNQASELNAISPEPIVLPGESLSKYRKGGEEPAAASKPAELNVIIPSAPSFSIPDGWDGGATLPGESLSRHRRSENRQEQRAEHRESDRADYRNHSTQDQPAVQVGREPDRPSGADIAAGQPEGISGTHSDLIVADQLHHDTAAPVTPVEYEPTDASASYRIDPAAPSEFRQSAPVLDAPKDASDETQFEPNLHDHSPVHSITPSPEEPVAPLQVEPMHEPVVTAYEKFDWQTDTAPATVAEAVPVSHELTTLHATGEMHSEAPVATFIPEHASEPASPIGHETAIANPADNQIADVSSGTLQHFAPGIGSLEEEALDEEDFDTTLHASSIEEMDDFDEEETLEGAADLGTMIREMSIDQITRSGGVDEEEDDLEEEDAIHDPLGDDLDDSDEEDEDLDESDTEEDVIHEEFTEGDEVTASNGFDQVQTGTATPSADRENRGRNRRDGRRDGRRGDRFGRSDRGASSDRPRNTGGAGDRERSGGGGRDRRGGRSSMQSTSLPAISELLKPGQEILVQIAKEPIAKKGARITSHIALPGRFLVFMPTVNHTGVSRKIESDGERRRLKEILLSEKGEATGGFIVRTAASGASEEELRSDLRFLLNLWADIKQRSESSKSPALIYHDLNLVERILRDQVTDNFSAIWVDTETDYERILRFLQRFQPSLIRRVKLYTKETPLFEQFGITEEINKALRSKVWLKSGGSIVINQTEALVAIDINTGKFVGKTARLEDTIVKTNLDAIPEIVRQIRLRDLGGIIIIDFIDMDERKNRNKVMAALEEELKTDRAPSKVLQFNDFGLVAITRKRVKQSLERTLSTTCNVCVGTGMVKSPVTVCNDIYIEMRKMQKHLDRGDVMLRVNPEVVKQLKAPGTKWLQEMEEMVGKTILVKSDPALHPEQFDIH